A portion of the Clostridium gelidum genome contains these proteins:
- a CDS encoding ABC transporter permease gives MKSYLSLIPISAKVHRRQNRMTLLCIIFAVFLVTAVFSMADMGVRMEATRLLNKHVSQSLQELSKSSMAQSLYPIAAVLFVLILIAGVLMISSSINSNVAQRTKFFGMMRCIGMSRQQIIRFVKLEALNWCKTAVPIGVILGIVVTWGLCAGLRFLVAVEFSDIPLWEVSPTGIISGIIVGVVTVLIAASSPAKRAAKVSPVAAVSGNLENTKNATHALNTRFSKIETALGIHHAVSAKKNLILMTSSFALSIILFLSFSVLIEFISYIMPQSSDTSDINIDSNNSSNSIDSVLLDKISGMSGVKHVFGRRSCLDIPAEVNSQTNMIDMISYDDYDLDCLTKDKQLRKGSDISKVYGDSNYVLTIWDKDNPLAIGGKIQVGNKEVEIAGLLKCNPFSDNGTPNGKITLITSGETFTRLTGVTDYSLILIQTTKDATDRNVEAIHNVVGEKYKFSDQRDQRTTSVYMAFMFFVYGFLAIITLVTVLNIMNSISMSVSAKIKQYGAMRAVGMDEHQITKMIAAEAFTYSISGCIVGVVVGLFINKLLYDHLITAHFNYATWSIPIIPIIIVLLVIAITAIAAIYAPSKRIRNMAVTDTINEL, from the coding sequence ATGAAAAGTTATCTTAGTCTAATTCCGATTTCTGCAAAAGTACACAGACGGCAGAACCGCATGACGCTTCTGTGTATTATATTTGCCGTATTTTTGGTAACTGCTGTTTTTAGTATGGCAGATATGGGTGTTAGAATGGAGGCAACAAGATTACTGAATAAGCATGTCAGTCAATCGCTACAAGAACTTAGTAAAAGTTCAATGGCACAAAGTTTATATCCCATAGCTGCTGTGCTGTTTGTGCTTATACTGATTGCAGGGGTGCTGATGATTTCAAGCAGTATAAATAGTAATGTTGCCCAAAGGACAAAGTTTTTCGGAATGATGCGCTGCATTGGAATGAGCAGGCAACAGATTATCCGTTTTGTCAAACTGGAAGCTCTTAATTGGTGCAAAACTGCGGTTCCAATAGGTGTGATACTTGGGATTGTAGTCACATGGGGATTATGTGCTGGGCTACGGTTTCTTGTCGCGGTAGAGTTCTCCGATATACCCCTTTGGGAAGTCAGTCCAACCGGCATTATCAGCGGAATAATTGTGGGAGTTGTTACAGTACTCATTGCCGCCAGTTCTCCAGCAAAACGAGCTGCAAAGGTATCGCCTGTAGCGGCAGTATCAGGCAATTTAGAAAACACAAAAAATGCAACCCATGCGTTGAATACCCGTTTTTCAAAAATTGAAACTGCCCTCGGTATTCATCATGCAGTATCGGCAAAGAAAAATTTAATACTTATGACAAGCTCATTTGCTCTTAGCATCATCCTGTTTTTGAGCTTTTCAGTCTTAATAGAGTTTATAAGCTATATTATGCCACAGTCATCGGATACTTCTGATATCAACATTGATAGTAATAACAGTTCAAATTCCATAGACAGTGTACTGCTTGATAAAATAAGTGGTATGTCAGGTGTAAAACATGTTTTTGGCCGAAGGAGCTGTCTTGATATTCCGGCAGAAGTAAATTCTCAAACAAACATGATTGATATGATTTCCTACGATGATTATGATTTGGACTGTCTTACAAAAGATAAGCAACTTAGAAAAGGCAGCGATATTTCAAAAGTGTATGGGGACAGTAATTACGTACTTACAATCTGGGACAAGGATAATCCTTTAGCAATAGGCGGTAAAATACAAGTAGGCAATAAGGAAGTAGAAATCGCAGGGCTGTTAAAATGTAACCCATTTAGTGATAACGGCACTCCAAATGGGAAAATAACACTCATTACTTCTGGGGAAACTTTTACTCGACTTACCGGAGTAACCGACTATTCACTTATTCTTATACAGACGACAAAAGATGCGACGGACAGAAATGTTGAAGCCATCCATAATGTCGTAGGTGAAAAGTACAAGTTTAGTGACCAACGCGACCAACGGACTACCAGCGTATATATGGCATTTATGTTTTTTGTATATGGATTTTTGGCAATTATCACCTTGGTTACTGTATTAAATATTATGAACAGCATTTCCATGAGTGTATCCGCAAAAATAAAGCAATATGGAGCCATGCGCGCGGTCGGTATGGACGAACATCAGATTACCAAAATGATAGCCGCCGAAGCGTTTACCTATTCTATATCAGGTTGTATTGTTGGAGTTGTAGTTGGTCTGTTCATTAACAAGTTACTATACGACCATCTTATTACTGCTCATTTTAACTACGCTACTTGGAGTATTCCTATTATACCTATAATTATTGTGCTTTTGGTTATTGCGATTACGGCTATCGCTGCGATCTATGCTCCGTCAAAACGGATTCGGAATATGGCGGTAACTGATACAATTAATGAACTGTAA
- a CDS encoding BhlA/UviB family holin-like peptide: MMDELIKTAATQGIWVLLSCVLIVYILKAQETRDLKQEQREKSYQEIIKQLTDKLNTLDIINSTINEIKNKIN; encoded by the coding sequence ATTATGGATGAATTAATAAAAACCGCTGCAACTCAGGGGATTTGGGTATTACTTAGTTGTGTACTTATAGTATACATACTAAAAGCACAGGAAACTAGAGATTTAAAGCAAGAACAAAGAGAAAAAAGTTATCAGGAGATAATCAAGCAGCTTACAGACAAATTAAATACTTTAGATATAATAAATTCAACTATTAATGAAATTAAAAATAAAATCAATTAG
- a CDS encoding phage tail tip lysozyme translates to MANNMNDNAKYVYSFFKNKGWTSNSICGMLGNMQGESGIIPDINETSGGGGYGLVQWTPKSVLTTWANQNGLDYRTVDTQCRRIQWELENSQQFYSTKAYPLTFKQFIKSTSTPTYLAKVFINNYERPANPNQPKRGVWAEQWYSALSGTTPSGTTTYTVKSGDTLSGIAAKFGVTVAQLQAWNGITNPNLIKVGQVLRVK, encoded by the coding sequence ATGGCAAATAACATGAATGACAATGCAAAATATGTATATTCATTTTTTAAAAACAAAGGGTGGACAAGTAATTCTATTTGCGGAATGCTTGGAAATATGCAAGGAGAATCTGGGATTATCCCAGATATAAATGAAACCAGTGGTGGTGGTGGATACGGCTTAGTACAATGGACTCCCAAATCTGTTCTTACTACTTGGGCGAATCAAAATGGACTAGATTACAGAACTGTTGACACACAATGTAGAAGAATACAATGGGAACTTGAAAATAGTCAACAATTTTATTCAACAAAAGCGTATCCACTGACTTTTAAACAATTCATTAAAAGTACAAGCACTCCTACTTATTTAGCAAAGGTATTTATAAACAACTATGAAAGACCTGCTAATCCTAACCAACCTAAAAGAGGTGTTTGGGCTGAACAATGGTATAGTGCCCTTAGCGGAACTACTCCATCAGGTACTACCACATATACTGTTAAATCTGGTGATACTTTAAGTGGAATTGCTGCAAAATTTGGCGTTACAGTTGCTCAACTTCAAGCATGGAATGGAATTACAAACCCTAATCTCATTAAAGTAGGACAAGTTCTACGAGTAAAATAA
- a CDS encoding sigma-70 family RNA polymerase sigma factor → MNTKMYDVIKLAKMNNKDAMQSLIDKFMPIILKYEYKLRYVEARTDLIIEFIQLIDKIDLSKFDSEKEGTFVVYVNKALISRSINLLKKNIINGKQNSEICIDIIPDRGVEDNNFDNFLVREILSKKIITDKQRVILINRYLRDKSDAEIACDLKISRQAVCENRTRAISKIREYLNVI, encoded by the coding sequence ATGAATACTAAGATGTATGATGTAATAAAATTGGCAAAGATGAATAATAAAGATGCTATGCAATCACTAATTGATAAATTTATGCCTATAATACTAAAATATGAATATAAGTTAAGATATGTTGAAGCAAGAACTGATTTGATAATCGAATTTATACAATTAATAGATAAGATAGATCTAAGTAAATTCGATAGTGAAAAAGAGGGGACATTTGTAGTTTATGTAAATAAAGCCTTAATTAGCAGAAGTATTAACCTATTAAAAAAGAATATTATAAATGGAAAACAGAACTCAGAAATATGCATTGATATTATTCCAGATAGAGGAGTAGAAGATAATAACTTTGATAACTTTTTAGTAAGAGAAATTCTTTCTAAAAAAATAATAACAGATAAACAAAGGGTTATTCTAATTAATCGATATTTAAGAGATAAGAGTGATGCAGAGATTGCTTGTGACTTAAAAATAAGCAGACAGGCTGTATGTGAAAATCGGACTAGAGCTATTTCGAAAATAAGAGAGTATCTAAATGTTATTTAG
- a CDS encoding DUF1002 domain-containing protein, translating into MKIKSFISKGLILSLSLSIFLTSLPGVPAFADSFKSVTLGADLSNVQKEEMLKYFEVTKNNANILEITSKEEHTYLAKIASESELGNKAISCSYVEPTKKGGLKVTTENLTWVNDGMIKNALITAGIENANVKASAPFEVSGTAALTGILKGFENSSAGEKIDENKKEAANEELVTTGGIGKKIGQDDANNLINNIKKDVIKEKPKTKEEINKIVDKATEEYKTDLSAEDIANIKAVMSKINDLDLNYNNLKDQLNDVTNQLKDKLNSDKAKGFFAKLEEMFSKFLNEIKGAF; encoded by the coding sequence ATGAAAATTAAATCATTTATATCAAAAGGACTCATATTATCTTTATCTTTAAGTATTTTTTTAACATCTCTTCCTGGAGTTCCAGCATTTGCAGATTCGTTTAAGTCTGTTACCCTAGGAGCTGACTTAAGCAATGTACAAAAAGAAGAAATGCTAAAATACTTTGAAGTAACTAAAAATAATGCGAATATACTAGAAATTACCTCAAAAGAAGAACATACATATTTAGCGAAAATTGCATCAGAATCGGAGCTGGGTAATAAAGCAATATCATGTTCTTATGTTGAGCCAACCAAAAAAGGTGGATTAAAGGTAACTACTGAGAATCTTACTTGGGTTAATGATGGAATGATAAAAAATGCATTAATAACAGCTGGTATTGAAAATGCTAATGTTAAAGCATCTGCACCTTTTGAAGTATCTGGAACGGCTGCTCTTACTGGAATATTAAAAGGCTTTGAAAATAGTAGTGCAGGAGAAAAGATTGATGAAAATAAAAAAGAAGCTGCAAATGAAGAATTAGTTACTACTGGAGGTATTGGAAAAAAGATTGGACAAGATGATGCTAATAACTTAATAAATAATATAAAAAAAGATGTAATAAAAGAAAAACCGAAGACAAAAGAAGAAATAAATAAAATAGTAGATAAGGCTACTGAAGAATATAAAACTGATTTATCAGCTGAAGATATAGCTAACATAAAAGCTGTAATGAGCAAAATAAACGACTTAGACCTTAACTACAACAATCTAAAAGACCAATTAAATGATGTGACAAATCAATTGAAAGATAAATTAAATAGTGACAAGGCTAAAGGTTTCTTCGCTAAATTAGAAGAAATGTTTTCTAAGTTTTTGAATGAAATAAAGGGTGCATTCTAA
- a CDS encoding ABC transporter ATP-binding protein, with protein MNLLEVKSISKTYGSGEAAVHALKNISFSVPKGEFVAIVGESGSGKSTLLNLVGALDMPTSGKVFIDGNDVFSMKDSRLTIFRRRNIGFIFQSFNLIPELNVEQNITFPVLLDYQKPDKKYLEELLTVLNLKERRHHLPSQLSGGQQQRVAIGRALITRPSLILADEPTGNLDTQNSSEVITLLKEAARKYQQTIVMITHNRSIAQTADRILQVSDGILTDLGRCRE; from the coding sequence ATGAATTTATTGGAAGTTAAATCAATTTCTAAAACCTATGGCAGCGGTGAAGCTGCAGTACATGCATTAAAAAATATCAGCTTTTCCGTTCCGAAAGGTGAATTTGTCGCAATAGTCGGAGAATCCGGCTCCGGCAAGAGTACACTTCTTAATCTGGTAGGTGCGCTTGATATGCCCACTTCCGGCAAGGTATTTATTGACGGTAACGATGTTTTTTCCATGAAAGATAGTAGATTGACGATCTTTCGGCGCAGAAATATTGGATTTATTTTTCAGAGTTTTAATCTAATTCCAGAATTGAATGTTGAGCAAAACATCACATTTCCCGTACTGCTTGATTATCAAAAGCCCGATAAAAAGTATCTTGAGGAACTACTTACGGTGCTTAATTTGAAAGAACGCCGTCACCATTTACCCAGTCAATTATCAGGTGGACAGCAACAGCGTGTAGCAATAGGACGTGCGCTAATTACGCGGCCGTCGCTTATCCTTGCCGATGAGCCGACGGGTAATCTAGATACGCAAAACAGCAGTGAAGTGATTACTTTGCTAAAAGAAGCTGCAAGAAAGTATCAGCAGACCATTGTTATGATTACCCATAACCGAAGTATCGCACAGACCGCAGATCGAATACTACAAGTGTCCGATGGCATACTAACCGATTTAGGTAGGTGCCGCGAATGA
- a CDS encoding C40 family peptidase, which yields MGKIQEATQWMINLANDNSHGYDQTYRWGERGDYDCSSAVITAWQTAGVPVKSNGATYTGNMRSVFLKCGFSDVTSSIVLSNGSGLQRGDVLLNSSSHTAMYIGNGQIVHASINENGGTTGGTAGDQTGKEICTRSYYNKPWNYILRYNEGSDTPTPDVNTIIQSGQVQANRFAGCNIDTDGARGAETKKAGIKVLQHALNLDYNAGIAVDGIWGAASSNALGSHYVKSGETQYMVTAAEILVMLRGYNSNGVEYPGTFGSGLKSAITSFQSANGLSVDGMCGRNTFLSLIS from the coding sequence ATGGGAAAAATTCAAGAAGCAACACAATGGATGATTAACTTAGCGAACGATAACAGCCATGGATATGATCAAACATATAGATGGGGAGAACGTGGTGATTACGATTGCTCTTCTGCCGTTATTACTGCATGGCAGACTGCTGGTGTTCCAGTAAAAAGCAATGGTGCAACTTATACTGGTAATATGAGGAGTGTTTTTCTTAAATGCGGTTTCTCTGATGTAACATCATCCATAGTATTGTCAAATGGATCTGGATTACAACGTGGTGATGTATTACTAAATTCATCTTCACATACTGCAATGTATATTGGAAATGGACAAATTGTTCATGCCAGCATAAATGAAAATGGTGGAACAACAGGAGGAACAGCTGGAGATCAAACAGGTAAAGAAATTTGTACTAGAAGCTATTATAATAAACCTTGGAATTATATTCTTAGATATAATGAAGGTAGTGATACTCCTACACCAGATGTTAATACAATTATTCAATCTGGACAAGTTCAAGCAAACAGGTTTGCTGGATGTAATATTGATACTGATGGCGCTAGAGGTGCTGAAACAAAAAAAGCAGGTATTAAAGTTTTACAGCATGCTTTAAATTTAGATTATAATGCAGGTATTGCTGTAGATGGAATTTGGGGTGCTGCGTCAAGTAATGCCTTAGGAAGTCATTATGTAAAGAGTGGAGAAACTCAATACATGGTTACTGCAGCTGAAATTCTAGTAATGTTAAGAGGATATAATTCAAATGGAGTAGAATATCCAGGAACATTTGGTTCAGGACTTAAATCAGCAATAACTTCGTTCCAAAGTGCTAATGGCTTATCTGTAGATGGTATGTGTGGCAGAAATACTTTCCTTTCACTAATCAGCTAA
- a CDS encoding sigma-70 family RNA polymerase sigma factor — protein MLTNLLLSNITTFHNNQEVFGDILTHFSSKIKYLTYKLKYPEAETDLTIYLYELLKVIDEQKFNTDKDILMYINICLNNKSISLFHKISKDKESLSFTSDTEILDIIDCNEKNDEYSDIIFNDLISSLNPRQKEIIFYKFYLQLSDIEIAKLFKISRQAVNKSQRAALKILRENLLN, from the coding sequence ATGCTTACAAATTTATTATTATCTAATATTACAACCTTCCATAACAATCAAGAAGTTTTTGGTGATATTTTGACTCACTTTAGCTCTAAGATTAAATACCTAACCTATAAACTAAAATATCCTGAAGCAGAAACAGATCTTACCATATATTTATATGAACTTTTAAAAGTAATAGATGAGCAAAAATTTAATACGGATAAAGATATATTAATGTACATTAATATATGTCTTAACAACAAGTCTATATCCTTATTTCATAAGATATCTAAAGATAAAGAGTCACTGAGTTTTACATCAGACACAGAAATATTAGATATAATTGACTGTAATGAAAAAAATGATGAATACTCAGATATCATTTTTAATGATTTAATATCATCACTAAATCCTAGGCAAAAGGAAATTATATTTTATAAGTTTTATTTGCAATTATCAGATATAGAAATTGCAAAGCTATTTAAAATATCAAGACAAGCTGTAAATAAATCTCAAAGAGCAGCTTTAAAAATCTTAAGAGAGAACTTATTAAACTAA